One window of Microcoleus vaginatus PCC 9802 genomic DNA carries:
- the galT gene encoding galactose-1-phosphate uridylyltransferase, whose protein sequence is MYAQTLLKPDGRPLTLYSRYPIPEGIAAVSPSNEPVEANPHFRWHPLRGEWVAYASHRQGRTFMPPPEYNPLAATINPKFPTELPPGKYDVAVFDNRFPSMTVQAKNAPANIVETLPAKGICEVVVFTQDPLASLGSLELSHLELLLEVWADRTSVIGSNPEIQYVLPFENRGVEVGVTLHHPHGQIYAYPFVPPVPARMLECQSSYYQKNSSGLLQDLIQKEISDKQRIIYLDEEAIAFVPACARYPYEVWIAPIAPAATFIDLTEKQRQSLAKALKTVTLKYDGLWHRPFPYLMAWFQGPTDGKPHPEAHLHAQFYPPYRSSERLKYLAGTELAAGMFANDALPEEKAKELQAVSVNLS, encoded by the coding sequence ATGTACGCCCAAACATTGCTAAAACCAGACGGCCGCCCACTCACACTCTACAGTCGCTACCCAATCCCAGAAGGTATCGCGGCCGTAAGTCCCAGCAATGAACCCGTAGAGGCAAACCCCCACTTTCGGTGGCATCCTTTGCGAGGGGAATGGGTAGCATACGCCAGCCACCGTCAGGGAAGAACTTTCATGCCGCCGCCGGAATACAACCCGCTGGCAGCTACAATTAACCCTAAGTTTCCGACAGAATTGCCGCCGGGAAAGTACGATGTAGCAGTGTTTGACAACCGCTTTCCCTCGATGACTGTGCAAGCAAAAAATGCACCTGCAAATATTGTCGAAACTTTGCCCGCCAAGGGCATTTGCGAAGTCGTTGTTTTCACTCAAGATCCGCTGGCTTCCTTGGGTTCTTTGGAGTTATCTCACTTGGAATTGCTATTAGAAGTATGGGCCGATCGCACTTCAGTTATTGGCAGCAATCCCGAAATTCAATACGTCTTGCCATTTGAAAATCGCGGCGTTGAAGTCGGAGTAACTTTGCACCATCCCCACGGTCAAATTTACGCTTATCCGTTCGTGCCACCGGTGCCGGCACGGATGTTAGAATGTCAATCGAGTTACTATCAAAAAAACAGTAGCGGTTTGCTGCAAGATTTGATTCAAAAAGAGATTTCCGACAAACAGCGAATTATTTATTTAGACGAAGAGGCGATCGCCTTTGTCCCCGCTTGTGCCCGCTACCCTTACGAAGTGTGGATTGCCCCGATCGCCCCCGCTGCTACATTTATCGATTTGACGGAAAAACAGCGGCAATCACTCGCTAAGGCCTTAAAAACAGTCACCCTCAAATATGACGGTTTGTGGCATCGCCCATTCCCTTATTTGATGGCTTGGTTTCAAGGGCCCACAGACGGGAAACCCCATCCAGAAGCGCATTTGCACGCCCAATTTTATCCGCCCTATCGATCGAGCGAGCGGCTAAAATACCTAGCAGGAACCGAACTCGCCGCCGGAATGTTTGCCAACGACGCTTTACCCGAAGAAAAAGCTAAAGAATTGCAAGCCGTATCGGTCAATCTATCTTAG
- a CDS encoding M24 family metallopeptidase: MINSFNKEVDIKLEFIRKALNETGAIALRLRGTDWFAWATAGGSHTVLLTAETGVAEILITAENAWVLTDEIEAQRLQDEEVPANFQMHIYPWADVAQREAFVKEITGDGNVMSDRPIYPKETPIIASLQSRKQTMMSSELERYRRVGRLASEAMTEVLSAAKPTWTEYQLAGAGAEALWARGLHPALTLVAGERRLPMYRHATATAEQIGRQAMLVFCARGWGLYANLTRFVCFDFLGEKYSELHRQVREIEAVALNFCRPGVTLNAVYDTLKTAYEEHGYPQAIAEHHQGGTTGYLAREIVANPATSDILAENMAVAWNPSLSGAKIEDTFLIHSDGTLENLTFDPNWPSVEVAGRLRPVPLEIWHDRPSSI, encoded by the coding sequence ATGATAAACTCATTCAACAAAGAAGTCGATATAAAACTCGAATTCATCCGCAAAGCCTTAAACGAAACAGGAGCGATCGCCCTTCGCTTGCGAGGCACTGACTGGTTTGCCTGGGCCACAGCCGGCGGTTCTCATACAGTATTGCTAACTGCAGAAACCGGAGTTGCAGAAATATTAATTACTGCGGAAAACGCTTGGGTTCTCACCGATGAAATCGAAGCTCAACGCTTGCAGGACGAGGAAGTGCCAGCCAACTTTCAAATGCACATCTATCCTTGGGCTGATGTTGCACAGCGCGAAGCTTTCGTCAAAGAAATTACTGGTGACGGTAACGTCATGAGCGATCGGCCAATTTATCCCAAAGAAACGCCAATAATCGCATCTTTACAGTCTCGCAAACAGACAATGATGTCAAGCGAATTAGAGCGATATCGCCGAGTCGGGCGTTTAGCCAGCGAAGCCATGACAGAGGTACTTTCCGCAGCCAAACCAACATGGACAGAATATCAGCTAGCGGGAGCCGGTGCAGAGGCTTTGTGGGCGAGAGGTTTGCATCCAGCCCTGACATTAGTTGCTGGAGAAAGGCGTTTACCAATGTACCGCCACGCCACAGCTACCGCCGAACAAATTGGACGACAAGCAATGTTAGTATTTTGCGCGAGGGGATGGGGTTTGTATGCAAATTTAACCAGATTTGTCTGTTTCGATTTTCTTGGGGAAAAGTATTCAGAGTTGCACCGACAAGTCAGGGAAATTGAAGCAGTGGCGCTAAATTTTTGTCGGCCGGGAGTAACGCTGAATGCGGTTTATGATACGCTTAAAACTGCTTACGAAGAGCACGGATATCCTCAAGCAATTGCGGAACACCATCAAGGCGGAACTACCGGATATTTGGCGCGGGAAATTGTGGCGAATCCGGCTACTTCAGATATTTTGGCAGAAAATATGGCTGTGGCTTGGAATCCGAGTTTGTCGGGAGCAAAAATTGAGGATACGTTTTTAATTCACAGCGATGGAACGTTGGAAAATTTGACTTTTGATCCGAATTGGCCGAGTGTAGAAGTAGCGGGAAGGTTGCGACCAGTACCGCTGGAAATATGGCACGATCGACCGTCGTCAATTTAA